In the Populus trichocarpa isolate Nisqually-1 chromosome 1, P.trichocarpa_v4.1, whole genome shotgun sequence genome, TTGCCGAGTTAGATTGAACTTGacaagattaatattttttttttgtttaaattaaaacctGAGCCAAAAtagaacaaatttaaaaactattactGAAACTGAAATATAATCTTTCAACTTTCGGATTTAGAGCAACTTTTGTTGGGAGTACTGGGGTGAGATAGAGAAAATCAAAGGAGTGATAAAATCACACGGAGAGATCATAAATTAATAGAACTACCACAAGGCACAAAATActaattatacatatatattgttCGATTAGTTTAGGAACGTCTGATGAAGGGAAATACAacgagaaaattataaaattgtctAAAACTCATGCAAATCAAATGAACATAAATGTCGTGGATGTCCTTAATCACCATGTTTCGTGAGAAATCATTGTTTGGACATCCAAAGATTTCTAAAATCGCCAATTGTTACTGAAGTAGTAGGTCCAGCAATTTCCCATACGTTGGGAACTTCATCCCTGATGTTTTCAAGCTCTTTGCTACTTTGTTGTGCATGAAGAGCTCCTTTTGACAGCCGAATCTGCTCCAACTCCAACGCGACTTCTCTCATTGTTGGGCGTTTCCTTCCATTCAAGTTCAAGCATCTTCTTGCAAGATTGGCGACTGCGATAACTTCTTCTTCACGGTCCTGCCCCATAAGTCGTTCATCAAGAATATCAAATATCTTGTTCTCTtccatcaaaagaataaaatgagtGGCTAAACTTCTCCTTTCTTCTGACCTTTCATAAGAAATTGGTTTTTGCCCACTCAAGAGCTCTGCAAGAACAACACCAAAACTGTAGACGTCACTTTTTCCGGTAAACTGGCTAGACTGGAAGTACTCTGGGTCCAAGTATCCAAAAGTGCCTTGAACATGAGTGGTTAGATGAGTTTGATCAATGGCGATTGACCTTGAAGTTCCGAAATCTGATACTTTTGCTCTGAACTTCTCATCTAACATTATATTTGTAGACTTGATATCACGGTGATAAACCGGAATGGATGCTGCGGAATGAAGATAAGAAAGTGCCCTAGCAACTTCAGTAGCAATCCTTAGTCGCATTTCCCATGAAAACTCGAACTCCTCCTTCTGGTCATGAATATACTCAAAGAGATTTCCATTGGGAATGAATTCATAGACTAGCAGAGGAACCTCCGTCTCTAAACAACAACCTAGCAACTTGACCACATTTCTATGATTGACTTGTGAAAGGATGACGACCTCATTGATAAATTCTTCCAACTTTTCTTCATCCACTAATATGGATTTTTTAACAGCAACGATCATTCCATCTGCTTGCATTCCTTTATAAACAGTTCCTTGGCCACCTTGACCAAGTATTCTATTATCATTAAAACGATCGGTTGCCTTTTCCAACTCCTTGgaagtaaatatttttgttttctgaatGCTTCCATCACTTGAGGATAATTGTTGCTGCAGCAATAAACCACCATTTCGTTTGAAGAACTTCTTCTTCAGTTCAatgttcttccttttttttacaagtttatatAACCGCCAGATACCAACAAGCAGCAGCAACAATCCAGTGGCCGCACCTAGAACTGCCATTGCTcgcaaggaaaaaaacaattgttagaTGCATACATacgtattaattattattgaacaACAATCTATGTCAACAAGGTGGTTAAATCTTTTTTGGGTTGAGGTAACCTTCTGCCgtgtagatatatatatataaaaaaaattttaaaaaaaattcttatattcTTATATGTTATtgtatattcatatttttttcctcatatATCCTTTCACTATTTTGAACATAAAAGCCACAATAACCtccaaaagaaaatttaattttaaaaagcctaaaacaattacaaaaataaaataaaaaaaagcatgaaaagcccacaaagaaaaaatctatttaaaatgttttggtaTTCTCGAGGTTTTTtcattctaggtttttttttaataattaagaaagtaCTATAACGTCATTGCCTCATTCTATCCATTTTGGGGAGATAAAAAAGGCAGTCATGGACGAGAATTAATTTTCTCGTAGCTCCCATTCCATTCTGTCAGACAAgggaaaatatataatttctacTGTCTCCCAAACATAATTTATCCTCTAAACCAATGTTTCAGGTTCCTATAAATTAcgaaggaaaaaagaattaagagacAGGAACTTACTCAAGAAAGTGATCTTAGCTTTGTCAAGCTCGCACTTGAACCCACCCGGCACATTCACACATTTTGTCATCCCCGAACACGAATTTCCCCTGGGAATTTTGCACTCATCGATATCTGATTCAGGAAATCCAATGAGTGAGTATGTTCTTGTGATTGGAGCCATCCAAAAGTAGAGTGATATTGCATGGTGAATTTATGCTTCAACTCTATCCTAAAGCTTCAGcactacattattttttttttttaaaaaaaatagattaaatcgCATTAAGCGTGTTCGAATCATACCAGTGCATCCATCAGGAAGATACGGATTGCCATCATAGCCCCAGTTGCAACTACAAATAGTTGAATTGGAATACAATGTTACTGTTCTCAAACCCGACCTACCAGAAGTTAAGTTCATAGGGGGGTCGCAATACATTGCATCAGAATTCTTTGCATCAGAATACAATGTTACACCTTCAGGGATGTCAGCACCATAATACATAACCCAATCCAGGATTACTGGAACATATTGCATATCTTGCACCACCTCGGGACTTGATATATTGTTCCGGAACCATTTTTCCTGTACTATAAAAGCTACCTTGCATTGATTCCTGCCTTGATCATTAATAGGGTGCTCTGGGGTCCCCAAACTCGCGTTGACCACCTGGAGACTCGAGGGAATTGTGGTCTGGCAGCAATTGTTACCAGAACAGTAGCTATTTTCTTTACCTTCTGTACTAGCACCGCAAGTTGACGTGCACCCAACAATTTCTGGCTCAATTCCGTTCAATAAAGCACGATTGTTGCAGCCCATTGCGGTGAAGATATTTGaggaagagaaggagaaaggaCTTCCAGTCATATTAATGGCTAAGTTGGCACCTCTACCAGAACAGCCGGAGGAAATTATTGGACTGTTTACTCGAACCACACTGCTCTCTAATGAAATCTTGAAGACCTCCATGTTGATTCTGCTTAAGAAAGCCCTGCTGGGAGAATCCGCAGTTGTTTCGTTGCAATGAACTGAGAACCAGTCATTCATGTAACAACCTGTTCCTATTCCAAATGGAAAAGGGATGGTAATGTTTCCACAAGTCTCTGTACAATTAGGCCTCGCCATAATTAGTGCTGATACAGTTGCTATTTCAGGAACTAGAAATagcaggaaaaaaattagagagacACGACGAGGAATCATGCCTTCCCTTCTATTGCAGAATTAGATGCTGCTGGAGATCAATAATggaaggagagggagagagaggggaaaGATCTTTCTTTGCTCCCTAtatttgtgagaaaaaaaataccaattgaGACAGAGAAGACTGCCTTAAAAGAGTAAACACAATGAAAAGTTCTCAAATCATTTGAAGCAAATTGAATGAAAAGTTCTCTCtcaatctatctatatatataatatggtgGCCTTTGAAGCAATGCACCCATATTTTTAATTCGAGTATTCGTACGTAGGAGTGAGGATGTTTCTTTCCAACTTCCAAGCTTCGATTAATAATGTATAAATTCCActagactatatatataatatttgttttatggatgttttttttatttatgataaaattgcaaagaataaagaagaatttaatattttgatttgatcacggttaagaattatgaacttatacgtaagtcgtatttctaatatccgatgaaaaaacaaaatttttaaaacttctttaacatatcaaagccacgaagcagcttacctcaggtagggtgtgttaggggtgctaataccttccttaaccacaaccagtcccttacccattAATCTCTGaaaagaccagtacatccgggtTTTCTAGGAGCCCTCAACTAAATACTAGGTGTTAActcccaaaaaacaaaaataacaaaacgaAAATTGCCAGCCGACACCACGCGGGTGACGTGCGACAATACTATTCAAGTTTAACCATCACATCATCTTTCTATCCTCAAAACCACACAATTTAGCCAAAATTACACATTTACACCATTCCAACATATTGCAGCAATAACTAATTTCCTAGTGATCCATATCACAACATTCCATTTCGACCCCAAGCATTCCcaacatcattttaaaatatcaaaatcacatAATTTAATCAAGTTTCCCCATTTCCCCAAAATCCCTaccatttaataaattttagaatcatAGGAATTTAATACTTCAAGAAGGATGTTTcttagagagagaagagaatgaGATGGGGATCTTGTCAGGTACGGGAAGGAATTGTAGCGTTCAGTATTGTGGTCTcgtaaaataaagaagaaatagtACTAGCACACAATGCGGTTAGGGAAGGCTGCTtcgtattttttgaaaatgtttttttatatatattaaaataattttttttaatatttttttaaatatttttaatttttgtgtattaaaacaatttaaaaacattatctttaaataaaattaaattaattttgcataaaatacCCTTCAAAAACACAATTACAAACAGCTCCGAAACAGTAGCGTGGAAATTAGAGATGTGTACAGCTGGAAAACGCGCAATGGCGTCATAAAATTAAGACCCTCTAGAAACAATCTGACCGTTTAATTTGAAGTTGTCAATAAAATACCCTTCATTCTCACCTCCAACCAATCCATATCTATTACAGGGTTTAAGGCTTTCATTCCGTACGTCCTTAtactttttgtttattgtttaaaaCGTCCCTCGagtattctttgttttaatattaacctTTTATGTTGGAATTTTTTCAATGTTGGAACGCCACTTGTGCTAATATCTATTACAGGGTTTAAGGTTATCTTTTTGAAATCGAATTCCTATTCCAAATGGAAAAGGGATGCTAATATTTCCACAAGTTTCTGTAGGATTTAGAGCTAGGATGTTTCTTCCCAACTTCCAAGCTTTGATTGATAATGTATAAATTCCACAAGACTATAAATTAAGATTCTCAAATTGAGTGATGGTGACTTTCGTCTAACCAATTCGAAGACGATTAGTCGTCTACAACTAAAGAGAATAGCGTGTAGACGACGATGCTATGAAtaaaacaggggaagaaaagTCGTTTCTCTAGAGTGCATGCCAAGATCTTATTATAATGTGGAATATCTAGAAATAGTAGATAAGTACTACTTACAATGAACAtatcttttgaaaataataatccaTTATAACTCTTAAATTAAAgcttatttatttcaagttttgtCCGttgattaaatcaattttttttatagaaaatctaTATCATGGAGAAACTTAACCGAAATTTCCAATGTGAAATCTcaaacttaagttattggacTGAGTGTGTCTGTGTGGGACCCTAATCCTCATATTTTTCTCTCCTCCTTTGTTACAGCAGAAGTTGACCTGGAACGACATTATTCTgtgacaaattaatttaaaaactattgaCATGCAAAATCAGCATAATTTACACCCACATGATAAAGCATATTACATGTTTATATGTTTAATTCACATCAAAATAGTaacaagggaaaagaaaaacagagacacATGAGGCTCTTTTTGCGACAGTCCATTTATCCTCTCCAATTCTGATGTGACTTCTCTCATTCAAGGTCGACTTTTCCCATTCAAATTCAAGCATCTTTTTGCAATATCAGCAACAAAGATAACTTCTTCGTTTTGATAGCACCCCTTAACTCTAACATCAAGAATATCAAAGAGTTTATTATCTTCCATCAACATAATCAAATGCATGGCTAGACTTCTACTTTCTGTTAAGGACTTGCTGAAGGTAGTGACGTTTCTAATGCGGCCGAAAGAGGCCGTATGCATCGCTAGAGCGTCACGGGCTCATCCTGCACGCGCTGCCAAGTTACCCCGCCCATCTTTCCCGGTCCTTGATTTTCTTTCACGGTCCATCAAATTATAGAGAAACATGTTGGGaagaatatgatatttttctaaacaatcTGATATTCAATAATTTGATGGAAAACAATAACACAATGATTGTTTATATAAAGGCAAAAACTGACCAAACCGAAGAATCCAAACTAAGTAGAAAAggtaattaaaattctaaataaactagaaaaaataaataaaatagcaaaaacatcATCTTCAATCCAAAGACCCGGCATTGAATAATCATGGACGTGTAAAATGAGGAATTCTTTCTATATATCTTTGCACGAAGTCTTCTCTATACGGAGACTCTACCAACCAACACATAAGTGCAATTTGCACATTATGAGTTTCCTTCTCAATCAACGCATAACACACGCACACTTATATATTTTGCATGCATATCAATCACGCAAGGACTTTCCattcaaacaaataatttatctaatttaacaaaattctaGCAGAGTCTGCCTGTACAGGATCTCTATCCAAAATTTTATTCTACACCAGTACCTGTATACACAATGACAAGAACGCAAAccgtattttaattttaatttaatttaatttaaagcagAATTCATAATATTGCATGAGATTGGTAACATCCCCTtgttcaggttttttttaattttttttttaattttaatccttcaacattgagttgattaagttttgatttttttttatgaatttatccaAGTCTCATTATTCGAGTATGACAAGTTAACACAGGTTgactagaaatatttttttgtttattttttttattgatttttttcaatttaatcattcaatattgggttgactGAGAATtttacttcataatttttttttatggggttatcatagtctcatgacccgagtcatggaATAGCCGAGTTGCCtcgattttttttgttcttttttaatttttttttcttcaatttcatcattcaatattaggttaattgaaaattagactttataatatatttcggtttgttttttataaggttatcccggtctcatgacttgggtcacgagtttggtctgttaacttgggttgactcatgtggtttttttgtgttctttttttaattgattttcttttaattttgtcctttaatattgagttgattgagaattgaacatcataatttgtttcaattgattttttttcaatttcatctttcaatatgagtttgattgagaattgagtttaataattttttagaaattaatcagCAATCAACTTTCAAGCCTAATTCAAAAGGAGTTATATAGAGATTGCAAGATTGTGTTTAGTTAATGTTATAGGATGTAATGAACATATACAAAAGGGAtagaaaaatccataaaaaaaaaaacagagagtagagagaaaaaTTTGAACAAACGATATCTAAACAGTAATACCACCAAATGAAAGTTCTCCTTATTAatgttttcctttgttttcgAATAAGAATATTGtaggattttgttttaataatattagaaagtgttttgttttaaaaaattctagtcCGACTCGCAGTGAAGAAGTACAGGacaattacttaataatttaactattttattatcatagaattttaaataatctaAGAGGaagttacaatttttttcttctgttttacttttcaacaaaaaataataatccattataactcttaaattaaataaagctTATATATTTCAAGTTTTGTCCGttgattaaatcaatttttcccTTCATATTTTGTTGGGTATACGACCAAAGTCCCACATTGGCTAGAAATGGAGAGGATCAAGGGTATATAAGGATGGACAAATATCTCCATTGGTATGAGGCCTTTTGGGTATAGCCCAAGAGCAAATCCATGAGGGCTTAGGCCTAAAGTGGACAATATCATACCAATGTGGAGATAGGTGGTGTCCATAGTCCttacaagtggtatcagagccaggcCCCGAAGTTAGCCATGATGGATGAATCCTCGGAATGCCGAACAAAAGGTGGTGGGCCCCCAATCACGATGTAATCCATGGATCAGCTCTATTGGATAGGCGGTGTGCTCCAGATGCTTCATGGACGTGTCCTGATCCCAACACGGTGAAGAGGAGTTGACCTAGAAAGAGCAAAAACTCTCAAGTCAGGTAGTGCTCTCCGGATGCTTCATGGACGTGTTCTGACCTCAACACGGTGaagtagagaatgaagaatCCTGGTTGGTAGAGAGTGGACGGATGAATGATCGGTTTGAGGGGAGGCTCGGTGGTCCTTTGTTCGAGGGGAGGATTGTTGGGTATACGACCAAAGTCCCACATTGGCTAGAAATGGGGAGGATCATGGGTATATAAGGATGGACAAATATCTCCATTGGTATGAGGCCTTTTGGGTATAGCCCAAGAGCAAATCCATGAGAGCTTAGGCCTAAAGTGGACAATATCGTACCAATGTGGAGATAGGTGGTGTCTATAGTCCTTACATATTTTACAGTTTTGTTGACTACAATCCAATTATCCTCTCCAATTCTGATGTGACTTCTCTCATTCAAGGTCGACTTTTCCCATTCAAATTCAAGCATCTTTTTGCAATATCAGCAACGAAGATAACTTCTTCGTTTTGATAACACCCCTTAACTCTAACTTCAAGAATATCAAAGAGTTTATTATCTTCCATCATCATAATCAAATGCATGGCTAGACTTCTACTTTCTGTTAAGGACTTGCACAAAATAGAAAGATCTGTTGTGACGTTTCTAATGCAGCCGAAAGAGGCCGCATGCATCGATATAGCGCCACGGTCTCATCCTGCAACCGCTGCCAAGTTACCCCGCCCATCTTTTTTGAtccctgatttttttaaaaaaaattgatctcttGAGccttaattgttaattttacatCAATGGAATTTTacttcataattttcttttttatggggttatcatagtctcatgacccgagtcatggaATAGCCGAGTTGCCtcgattttttttgttcttttttaatttttttcttcttcaatttcatcattc is a window encoding:
- the LOC7476788 gene encoding wall-associated receptor kinase-like 22; translation: MIPRSVSLIFFLLFLVPEIAPVSALMTKPNCTETCGNISISFPFGIGTGCSMNDWFSVDCNKTTADSPSRAFLSRINMEVLEISLGYSTIPLVRVNSPIISSGCAGSGANLAINMTGSPFAFSSSNIFIAMGCNNRALLSRIEPEIVGCTSTCGANNLTSSSAEGKENSYCSGNNCCQTTIPSSLQVVNASLGTPEHPINDQGRNQCKVAFIVQEKWFRNNISSPEVVQDMQYVPVILDWVMYYGADIPEGVTLYSDAKNSDAMYCDPPMNLTSGRSGLRTVTLYSNSTICSCNWGYDGNPYLPDGCTDIDECKIPRGNSCSGMTKCVNVPGGFKCELDKAKITFLILGAATGLLLLLVGIWRLYKLVKKRKNIELKKKFFKRNGGLLLQQQLSSSDGSIQKTKIFTSKELEKATDRFNDNRILGQGGQGTVYKGMQADGMIVAVKKSILVDEEKLEEFINEVVILSQVNHRNVVKLLGCCLETEVPLLVYEFIPNGNLFEYIHDQKEEFEFSWEMRLRIATEVARALSYLHSAASIPVYHRDIKSTNIMLDEKFRAKVSDFGTSRSIAIDQTHLTTHVQGTFGYLDPEYFQSSQFTGKSDVYSFGVVLAELLSGQKPISYERPEERRGLATHFILLMEENKIFDILDERLMGQDREEEVIAVANLARRCLNLNGRKRPTMREVAIELEQIRLSKGALHAQQSSKELENVWEIAGPPTSVTIGDFRNGTAPSLDVQTLISHETW